A region from the Xenopus laevis strain J_2021 chromosome 4S, Xenopus_laevis_v10.1, whole genome shotgun sequence genome encodes:
- the guca1bl.S gene encoding guanylyl cyclase-activating protein 2, translated as MQEQAMGQTQTAYKDEIDVADLQDMYKKFVMECPSGALFLHEFKSFFGVSMNNEASQFMESLFKSFDRNRDNTIDFLEYVAALNLTLRGKLEHKLRWSFKIYDKDGNGCVDKRELKEIIQSIYSIKKGWRRDQEAQLMNPEEICERIFQIVDENGDGQLSLHEFVEGAKKDIWVQKMLQLDTNPCNWVMEQRRKSALF; from the exons ATGCAAGAGCAGGCGATGGGGCAGACACAGACTGCGTACAAGGACGAAATTGATGTGGCAGATTTGCAGGATATGTACAAGAAATTTGTTATGGAGTGTCCCAGCGGGGCGCTGTTCCTGCACGAATTCAAGAGCTTTTTTGGGGTCTCGATGAACAACGAAGCGTCGCAGTTTATGGAAAGTTTGTTCAAGTCCTTCGACAGAAACAGG GACAACACCATAGATTTTCTGGAGTATGTGGCCGCCCTAAATCTCACCCTTCGTGGAAAATTGGAACACAAGCTGCGATGGTCTTTCAAAATCTACGACAAGGATGGCAATGGCTGTGTAGATAAGAGGGAACTGAAAGAAATCATACAG TCAATATACAGCATAAAGAAAGGATGGAGAAGAGATCAAGAGGCCCAGTTAATGAACCCAGAGGAAATATGCGAGCGGATTTTCCAAATTGTGGATGAAAATGGTGATG GGCAGCTTTCTCTGCATGAGTTTGTGGAAGGGGCAAAGAAGGATATTTGGGTCCAAAAGATGCTGCAGCTTGATACCAATCCCTGCAATTGGGTTATGGAGCAGAGGAGAAAGAGTGCGTTATTCTGA